The Neomonachus schauinslandi chromosome 4, ASM220157v2, whole genome shotgun sequence genome includes a region encoding these proteins:
- the HEYL gene encoding hairy/enhancer-of-split related with YRPW motif-like protein translates to MKRPREPSGSDSESDGPIDVGREGELSQMARPLSTPSPSQMQARKKRRGIIEKRRRDRINSSLSELRRLVPTAFEKQGSSKLEKAEVLQMTVDHLKMLHATGGTGFFDARALAVDFRSIGFRECLTEVIRYLGVLEGPSSRADPVRIRLLSHLNSYAAEMEPSPTPAGPLAFPAWPWSFFHSCPGLSAPSNQLTILGRVPGPILPSASSLAYPIPALRTTPVRRAAGTVLPARRNLLPSRGASSTRRARPLERPAAPLPVAPSIRAARSSHMAPLLRSSSPMPPSIVGSPAYVAVPAPRPSSPGAAGRPAGAVLCHSWVSEITEIGAF, encoded by the exons cCAGATGGCCAGGCCGCTGTCCACCCCCAGCCCTTCGCAgatgcaagccaggaagaaacgCAGAGGG ATCATAGAGAAGCGGCGCCGAGACCGCATCAACAGCAGCCTTTCTGAGTTGCGACGCTTGGTCCCCACCGCCTTTGAGAAACAG GGCTCCTCCAAGCTGGAGAAGGCCGAGGTCCTGCAGATGACAGTGGATCACTTGAAAATGCTCCACGCCACTGGTGGGACAG GATTCTTTGATGCCCGAGCCTTGGCAGTGGACTTCCGGAGCATCGGTTTTCGGGAGTGCCTCACCGAGGTCATCAGGTACCTGGGGGTCCTGGAAGGGCCGAGCAGCCGTGCAGACCCCGTCCGGATTCGTCTTCTCTCGCACCTCAACAGCTATGCAGCCGAGATGGAGCCTTCTCCCACGCCCGCTGGCCCCCTGGCCTTCCCTGCCTGGCCCTGGTCCTTCTTCCATAGCTGTCCAGGGCTGTCAGCCCCAAGCAACCAGCTCACCATCCTGGGAAGAGTGCCCGGTCCCATCCTCCCCAGCGCCTCCTCTCTCGCTTACCCCATCCCGGCCCTCCGAACCACTCCTGTGCGCAGAGCTGCTGGTACCGTCCTGCCAGCCCGCAGGAATTTGCTGCCCAGTCGAGGGGCATCTTCCACGCGGAGGGCCCGCCCCCTGGAGAGGCCAGCCGCCCCCCTGCCCGTGGCCCCCAGCATCAGGGCTGCCAGGAGCAGCCACATGGCACCCCTCCTACGATCTTCTTCCCCCATGCCCCCCAGCATCGTGGGATCCCCTGCTTATGTGGCTgttcctgcccccaggccctcttccccaggggcagctgggaggcCAGCAGGAGCCGTGCTCTGCCACTCCTGGGTCTCCGAAATCACTGAAATCGGGGCTTTCTGA